The window AGAGTACCAAACTCTTCTTTCACCCCCAACAGAATCCTTATGACAGCCTTAAGGGATGTATTGCCACACCATTTTGCGCAGACTTTATGCATCCCCACCTTCCAAATCTCGTCTCCTGCCATATCCATATCACAAACAAACAACAGTTTGATATTATTAGCATTCACTTAGACAACACAtagaaaaaagagagaagatgagGGATGATGATCACATACCTGTCCAACACCAGCAATCAGAAATTTACCGGATTTTGCAAAAGCCATAGAGTTCACAAATCCAGTCTGTAACATAATAAAAGAAACATTGTGAGATTACTACTTGTACTAGAAACAACCGATGGATCAACACAACACTAGAGAAAGAATATATTACCAGTGGAAGCTTGAATAAAGGTCGAATGGCACCTGCTTCAACAGCCATCAAATGCACAAAACCACTACCAGCTCCAGATGCAGCAAGGTCACTACCTCTGCACACAGCAACTGAACTGACCCAAGAATTCGTTGTGGAAGAGTTGACATAATCATGATCACCATTTTCTGGTTTAGAAAGAAAGAATTAAGAACTTTTAGAGCTGCAATGTTAAAGATTAAAATGCATCAGACGAGACCGAAAATGAATTTACCATTAGTGGTGGTTCCATCAGCTACAATGGAATGTGCATTCTTGAGGAGAAACACCGGCTTCTTTTTCAACATGCCCCAAAGCGCAACAGTTCCGTTGTCCGAACCAGACAGGTACTCAGTGTCACTGATGAAACAGCAGCTCTCAAGAGACGATGCAGGTGCACGGTAAATCGTACGGCTCGTCTCAGGCATCTAACATCATATAAAACAAGACTTACTAAATACAGAATAACAGAAACCATATGATGATGTCTCAACCCAATAGTCTATTACCTTGTGTAATAGCATGGTCCTATCTCTTCCAACAGTAAGTGCACGCTCCTTCCTAAGCGCATCAATGGCTAGGATCTCATCCTGGTGTCCAAAACTGTCTTGCACAAAAGCTTTATCTTCCACATTCCACGCCTTGACACTCCGATCAAAAGAACCAGAGTAGAGCTCCGCTGTTCCATGTCTGAAACATAGGCAAGAAACAGTGTTCCTGTGACCTGGAAAGGCCTGCAAACACATATAATTATACAATAAGCTGAGACTAGACGgaagaaaccaaaccaaacccacaaaacaaaaccaaaacaggATTATATTCATTATTACCTGAACATGTTCTCTGGTACGAACGTCCCATATATGAACATGCCTATCAACTCCACCAGTCGCCAAATAACGACCGTCAGAGCTAACGGCTAAGGCAAGAGACTCTCTACTGTGTTTTTTACTCCGAGGCTCCCTCACTTTCATCCCGTGAGACTTCAGAACTTCATCACTTGGCCATTTGTATTTGTCGCTTTTACCAGAAGACACATCCCAATGGAGAATAGTACCGTCTTTGGAAGCTGAGAATCCTCTAGTGTCGTCATCAGAGAGAGCAACGGAGACAACAGACTTTCGGTGCTTGACAATAATGCTAAACTCATCACTACTCAGTGGCTCCTGAACACTGATtcatgccaaaaaaaaaaaaggtttaaacTTTAATCAGTTATAATAACctaacaaataattaaaaatcactAACTTGCTTCACAATTCAATCGATTCTCTAAAGCACAAGCTACCCATAAACTTTAATTAACCAAAGTTTACTTATTTTCTGCTTGACAATAATATGAAACCTATCACTAATGAACACTGATTCATGTAAAAAGACTTAAACTTTATCAGTGTAACCATTCTTCAAACctaacaaataattaaaaatcactAACTTGCTTCACAATTCAATCGATTCTCTAAAGCACAAGCTACCCATAAACTTTAATTAACCAAAGTTTCTTTCATTACCTGGATGAAATGGCTCTTCGAACCCTACCACTATCCTCCTGCTGCTTCTTCATCAATGTCTTGACAATATCATCATCCTCAtcgtcttcatcatcatcatcacgtTCTTCACGCTGCCTCCTCTGAGCTTCCCTCGTTCGCAACAGCAACGCCTCAGCTAACCTCTTCCGCTTCTCTCCCGCCGTCTCGTCTGCAAACtcatcctcttcctcctccgcaGCTCCTTTCCTATCTTCGCCGTGAAAGCCGTTTTCTTCGGCGTCGGAGTCAATAGACTCGATGTCTTCGTCGTCGTAACTGACTTTCCTCCGTTTCTTCGTCTCTTGCTCGAAGAAGGGATCCGCATCGGTCGAGCCCTTCTTGCCGCCTCTCTTAAAGCCTCCACCTTTCGGGTGCTTCATCCTTCTCTGTGTACCTCTGTAGCTCGGCGAAAGCAGGAGAGGTCgattagggtttaaggtttagctTAAGGGTTTAGCGGCGATGGCGAAGCAAAACAAAAAacgattttgtttgtttgtttggtcgGAAAGTCCACAACTTTAAAATCTTACACTTACGGCTTTTACAAAGGGAACACCTAGGTTTTCTTCCCAATTCGGGTTGACCCGAGATAACCCGACCCATAATAGGCTAGTCCACAGTGAGCCCATTAACCATTGAACCATTTCGTTCTTGTGTAGCACAATATGGGGGCCtattagtttcattttttttatagcTATAGACTAATCCTCCTATATGGCATAACCGGACCGTTATTTTAAGTTTGGTCTGAATCCGGTTTCTgaattttggttttctttttcttgggtTTTGGATTTAACCCTTCGACTGTAACCGaaagtaaagaagaagaagaagaaaaattagAGAGAAGGATAGagaatctatattattaaaactaatataaaactaaattacTTTTTGCAAACATGAATAACTTATTGATAAATGAGAACTGTTTGGATACATGGATAGTAGATTAAGTACTTCTTTTAATTTACACATTTAACTATTGCATTTTCAATAAATtaagtatattttgtattttttttaatttaaagattttgccattgcatttaaaatcaatttaaattaattataatggtTGTTGTTTATTtgtggtaaaaataaaaacacaaattgaaatatctatattattaaaactgaagtatattttggttttgtttggaaacatagataatatgataaatgagaattgtttagaaacacaaataacaaattaactacttcattttatttatacatttagtCATTGCATTTACAATAAAGTAAGTActtcatttttgtattttttttattcattgatTCTGCCAgtgtatttaaaattaatttaatttaattatttacaatagttgttgtttgtttgtggtgaaaataaaaaacacaaactgaaatatatagttcagtttttaagaaaaaaattgtcataaaattaataataatttatagaaaactaatgcaaaaaaatagtatgttgtttcatttaaaaataaattaacaaaatacaACAGGTTAATATAGGAACTGTACAATTATATTTAATCTGCTTATAATTAAAGTTAACTCGTTAACAATTTATAAACACTCGTTAAGAAGATTCTCACCGTCTAAGTCAGACAGCCATCTCGCTAATAACTTGTTATCCTGTTACCAAACTAACTAAACCTCCTTCTTCATTATTACATGTATGACCCCGTAAATACTATAATATCCTAATTACAACTTAAGAGGCTATGGGTAACAACAAACATATTAATACCTTACGTAGACattacatttttaaaagtttgtCTTTGTTATCAATATCGCACATGTTTTCGTTCGATCTCCTTCAATCATTTTCAATGTGTTACATAAAACCAATGTCATATTGAGTTTCTTAGCAGTCCAACAATTTTCACGATAGGACCAATATTTATTTTAGgactttttgcaaaattgacctacaacttaaagtcaaacacaaaactaacctttttttttttttaaattggttttgccctatttaccccacaagttcatataatttacgaaaatgccatcaattttttttttcttttcgaaaatgacatctttactctctcaccctcatcatcttcaagtaattacaagattgccattgtcatcaataccacaaccaccatgaacaaccaatttgaagctcttaatgctcccaaaatcgatttacccttcttctttttccattcttgtgaactaaacataacatatctctcactttctctccacaataagctaaaaaaacccaagattttgattctaaaatttttatggttcatagagtcatagaagctaacgattctaggtgggtgactttcgtttgtgattctgtgtgcttggagaagccttatgtatgctaaggaacttatctcaccaatttaag of the Brassica rapa cultivar Chiifu-401-42 chromosome A03, CAAS_Brap_v3.01, whole genome shotgun sequence genome contains:
- the LOC103858687 gene encoding U3 snoRNP-associated protein-like YAO, with the protein product MKHPKGGGFKRGGKKGSTDADPFFEQETKKRRKVSYDDEDIESIDSDAEENGFHGEDRKGAAEEEEDEFADETAGEKRKRLAEALLLRTREAQRRQREERDDDDEDDEDDDIVKTLMKKQQEDSGRVRRAISSSVQEPLSSDEFSIIVKHRKSVVSVALSDDDTRGFSASKDGTILHWDVSSGKSDKYKWPSDEVLKSHGMKVREPRSKKHSRESLALAVSSDGRYLATGGVDRHVHIWDVRTREHVQAFPGHRNTVSCLCFRHGTAELYSGSFDRSVKAWNVEDKAFVQDSFGHQDEILAIDALRKERALTVGRDRTMLLHKMPETSRTIYRAPASSLESCCFISDTEYLSGSDNGTVALWGMLKKKPVFLLKNAHSIVADGTTTNENGDHDYVNSSTTNSWVSSVAVCRGSDLAASGAGSGFVHLMAVEAGAIRPLFKLPLTGFVNSMAFAKSGKFLIAGVGQETRFGRWGCIKSAQNGVAIHPLRLS